GTTTCGCGCAGCAGGACGGAAAGACCCCGGGACCTTTACTACAGTTTGATATTGGTGTTCGGTTCGGCTTGTGTAGGATAGCTGGGAGACTTTGAAGCGGCCACGCCAGTGGTTGTGGAGTCGTCGTTGAAATACCAGTCTGGTCGTGCTGGATGTCTAACCTGGGTCCGTGATCCGGATCAGGGACAGTGTCTGATGGGTAGTTTAACTGGGGCGGTTGCCTCCTAAAGGGTAACGGAGGCGCCCAAAGGTTCCCTCAGCCTGGTTGGTAATCAGGTGTTGAGTGTAAGTGCACAAGGGAGCTTGACTGTGAGACCGACGGGTCGAGCAGGGACGAAAGTCGGGACTAGTGATCCGGCGGTGGCTTGTGGAAGCGCCGTCGCTCAACGGATAAAAGGTACCCCGGGGATAACAGGCTGATCTTCCCCAAGAGTCCATATCGACGGGATGGTTTGGCACCTCGATGTCGGCTCGTCGCATCCTGGGGCTGGAGTCGGTCCCAAGGGTTGGGCTGTTCGCCCATTAAAGCGGTACGCGAGCTGGGTTTAGAACGTCGTGAGACAGTTCGGTCCCTATCCGCTGCGCGCGTAGGAATATTGAGAAGGGCTGTCCCTAGTACGAGAGGACCGGGACGGACGAACCTCTGGTGTGCCAGTTGTTCTGCCAAGGGCATGGCTGGTTGGCTACGTTCGGGAGGGATAACCGCTGAAAGCATCTAAGCGGGAAGCCTGCTTCGAGATGAGTATTCCCACCCCCTTTGAGGGGTTAAGGCTCCCAGTAGACGACTGGGTTGATAGGCCGGATCTGGAAGGCGGGTAACCGCTGGAGGTGACCGGTACTAATAGGCCGAGGGCTTGTCCATATTTGCTCGCGTCCACTGTGTTAGTTCTGAGGCAACGACCGTGTGTTTTCCGGTCTAGTTTCATAGTGTTTCGGTGGTCATAGCGTGAGGGAAACGCCCGGTTACATTCCGAACCCGGAAGCTAAGCCTTACAGCGCCGATGGTACTGCAGGGGGGACCCTGTGGGAGAGTAGGACACCGCCGAACTCCTTTTAAAGCTCTGGCTCTTGGGCACTCAGCCCAAGAGCCAGAGCTTTTTTGCGTTGAGGTAGGGTCAGGGGGCATCGTTGGCACGTTTCCCACAGGAGGCCCCCGGGTGGAGGTCCAGGAGACCCGGGTCCAGACGGACCGGGTCCTCACCATCCCCAACATCCTCAGCATGGCGCGGCTCGTCGGTGTGCCGGTCTTCCTGTGGCTGATTCTCAGGCCTGAGTTCGGAGGCCCGAAGAGTGACGGCTGGGCGTTGCTGGTACTGGCGCTGAGCGGCATCAGCGACTACCTCGACGGCAAGCTGGCCCGCAGGTGGAACCAGATCAGCAGCCTCGGCCGGCTGCTCGACCCGGCGGCCGACCGGCTCTACATTCTGTCGACCCTGGTCGGACTCACCTGGCGCGAGATTCTGCCGATCTGGTTGACGGCTGCACTTCTCTTGCGGGAGCTGGTTCTCCTGGTGATGGTGGGCATCCTCAGGCGTCACGGTTATCCGCCGCCGCAGGTGAACTTCCTCGGCAAGGCGGCCACGTTCAACCTGATGTACGCCTTCCCCCTGCTCCTGCTCAGTGACGGAACTGGATGGATCTCGTCACTCGCTGCTATTTTCGGATGGGCGTTCGCCGGATGGGGTACAACGCTCTACTGGTGGGCAGGAGTCCTCTACGTGGTACAAGTCCGCCGCCTGATCCGTGCGGACGCCATGGCCGATTGAACTCGTCCTTTGGCACGGCCGAAGCGGCTCGATGGCCCCCGGCGGAAAAGTGCGGGACAATCTGGACGGGTGAAGTCGGCTAGACCGTCAACTCTTTAGAGGAGGACGCTTCCGACATGAAGGCCGTCGTGATGGCCGGAGGCGAAGGCACACGCCTTCGTCCCATGACCTCAAGCATGCCCAAGCCGCTCCTGCCGGTGGCCAACCGGCCGATCATGGAGCACGTTCTGAGGCTGCTCAAAAGGCATGGGCTCAACGAGACCGTCGTCACCGTCCAGTTCCTGGCCTCTCTGGTCAAGAACTACTTCGGTGACGGTGAAGAGCTCGGCATGGAGCTCTCCTATGCCAATGAGGAGAAGCCACTCGGTACCGCCGGAAGCGTCAAGAACGCCGAAGAGGCGTTGAAGGACGATGCTTTCCTTGTCATCTCCGGTGATGCCCTGACCGACTTCGACCTCACCGAGCTCATCAACTTCCACAAGGAAAAGGGCGCACTGGTCACCGTCTGTCTGACGCGTGTGCCCAATCCCCTTGAATTCGGTATCACCATCGTCGATGAAGAGGGCAAGGTCGAGCGCTTCCTGGAGAAGCCGACCTGGGGCCAGGTCTTCTCGGACACCGTGAACACGGGCATCTATGTGATGGAGCCCGAGGTCTTCGACTATGTCGAGGCCGACGTACCTGTGGACTGGTCCGGTGACGTCTTTCCTCAGCTGATGAAGGAAGGCAAGCCGATCTACGGCTATGTCGCCGAGGGCTACTGGGAGGACGTCGGCACCCACGAGAGCTATGTGAAGGCCCAGGCCGACGTCCTCGAGGGCAAGGTCGACGTCGAGATCGACGGGTTCGAGCTCTCCCCGGGCGTGTGGGTGGCCGAGGGGGCCGAGGTGCATCCCGACGCCGTTCTGCGCGGCCCGCTGTACATCGGGGACTACGCGAAGGTCGAGGCCGGCGCCGAAATCCGGGAGCACACCGTCGTCGGCTCCAATGTCGTCGTCAAGAGCGGTGCCTTTCTGCACAAGGCCGTCGTGCACGACAACGTGTATGTCGGACAGCAGAGCAATCTCCGCGGCTGTGTCGTCGGGAAGAACACCGACATCATGCGTGCCGCGCGGATCGAGGACGGCGCGGTCATCGGGGACGAGTGCCTCGTCGGCGAGGAATCGATTATTCAGGGGAATGTCCGGGTCTACCCGTTCAAGACCATCGAAGCCGGCGCCTTCGTCAATACCTCGGTCATCTGGGAGTCCAGGGGACAGGCGCATCTCTTCGGCGCCCGCGGGGTGTCCGGCATCCTGAACGTCGAGATCACGCCGGAACTCGCCGTCCGGCTGGCCGGTGCCTACGCGACGACCCTCAAGAAGGGCTCGACGGTCACCACGGCCCGCGACCACTCCCGAGGCGCCCGAGCACTCAAGCGGGCGGTGATCTCCGCTCTGCAGGCCAGCGCCATCGACGTACGCGACCTGGAGAACGTACCGCTGCCCGTGGCGCGGCAGCAGACCGCGCGAGGCAGTGCCGGCGGGATCATGATCCGGACCACACCCGGGGTGCCGGACTCCGTTGACATCATGTTCTTCGACGGGCGGGGCGCGGACCTGTCCCAGGGTAGTCAGCGCAAGCTGGACCGGGTGTTCGCGCGGCAGGAGTACCGGCGGGCGTTCCCCGGGGAGATCGGGGACCTGCATTTCCCGGCGAGTGTCTTCGACTCGTACACCGGGTCGCTGCTGCGGAACGTCGACATCACCGGGATCTCCGAGTCCGGGCTCAAGGTCGTCGTGGACGCGTCCAACGGCAGTGCGGGGCTCGTGCTGCCCAGCCTGCTCGGGAAGCTCGGTGTGGACTCGCTGACCATCAATCCGGGGCTCGACGAGTCCCGGCCGACCGAGACGGCGGACGCCCGTAGGTCGGGGATGGTGCGGCTGGGCGAGATCGTGGCGTCCGCGCGGGCCGCCTTCGGTGTGCGGTTCGACCCCGTGGGTGAGCGGCTGTCCCTGGTGGACGAGAAGGGCCGCATCATCGAGGACGACCGCGCCCTGCTCGTCATGCTCGACCTGGTGGCCGCGGAGCGGCGCAGCGGGCGGGTGGCGCTGCCGGTCACCACCACGCGGATCGCCGAGCAGGTGGCCGCCTATCACGGCACGCAGGTCGAGTGGACGACCACCTCGCCCGACGACCTCACCAGGGTCGGGCGCGACGAAACGACGATCTTCGGCGGTGACGGCAAGGGCGCTTTCATCGTGCCGGAGTTCAGCAGCGTCTTCGACGGTACGGCGGCCTTCGTACGCCTGATCGGGCTGGTGGCGCGGACGCAGCTCACGCTCAGCCAGATCGACGCGCGGATTCCGCGGGCCCATGTCCTCAAGCGGGATCTGGCGACCCCGTGGGCCGTCAAGGGACTGGTGATGCGGCGGGTCGTGGAGGCGGCGGGCGATCGCTTTGTCGACACGACCGACGGTGTCCGGGTCGTCGAGACCGACGGACGCTGGGTGATGGTGCTGCCCGACCCGGCCGAGGCGGTCACCCATCTGTGGGCCGAGGGGCCCGACGACGCGTCCGCGCAGGCCCTGCTGGACGAGTGGTCGGCGGTCGTGGACAGCGCCGGCCGCTGAACCGACGCACGCACGCGTGCCGGACAAGTGTCCCCAAGGGGGCCTGTCCGGCACGCCGATGGGGCCATTCGGAGGTAGGGGCCGCGACGTGCGACGATGTGCGGCATGCCGCAGCAGCCCCCCATTCGGAGCACCCCCACGCGCCCCTCGCGCCCGGACGCCTCCATGTCGCTGCTCACCAACGTCATGGACCACAGCCTCGACGACGGGTACGCCGAGGCGGCCGCCCGCAAGAAGGCGGCCGGTGACGGCGGGTTGCCCAAGACGTTGCGGGCGAAGCTCGGTCTGGCCGTCGGCCTGGTGCTCGCCGCCTTGGTGGTCACCGTGGGGGCGGCGCAGGCGCGGGTGGCGGCTCCGGTCGTGGCCAAGGAGCGCCAGGAGCTCATCGACCGTATCGATCGCGAGAGCGACACGGCGGACAAGCTCGAGGAAAGTGTCGACAAGCTGCGTGACGACGTGGGCACGCGGCAGCGGGAAGCGCTCAAGGAGAGCGGGGACAGCGGCCAGGCCGATCTCGTGGACATCCTGTCGGGCGCGGCCGAGGTGCACGGGCCCGGCGTCAAGCTGGTCGTGAACGACGCCAAGGAGGCCACCACGGGGGGTGACGGCAACCCGCGTGAGACGTCGGGGTTCTCCGACACAGGGCGGGTGCGCGACCGGGACATGCAGCGGGTCGTCAACGGGCTGTGGGAGTCGGGCGCCGAGGCCATCTCCATCAACGGACAGCGGCTGACCGCGCTGTCGGCGATCAGGGCTGCGGGTGACGCGATACTGGTCGACAACAAGCCGCTGGTGCCGCCGTATACGGTGCTTGCGGTGGGGGACGGGCAGCGGCTCAGCACGAAGTTCCAGAACAGTGCCGACGGGCTGTATCTGCACGCCCTGCAGGAGAACTACGGCATCCGGACCGCGATTTCCGTGGAGGACGACCTCCGGCTGCCGGCCGCACCGAGTGTGATCGTACGTACAGCAGAGCCGAGAACTGAGAAGGGCACATCGTGATCGCCGTACTGGGCCTCGTCGTGGGAGTCGTGGCCGGCCTGTTGGTCCGGCCTGAGGTTCCGGCGGTCGTCGAGCCTTATCTGCCGATCGCCGTGGTGGCGGCGCTGGACGCCGTCTTCGGTGGTCTGCGCGCCATGCTCGACGGCATCTTCGACGACAAGGTCTTCGTCGTCTCGTTCCTGTCGAACGTGGTCGTGGCCGCACTGATCGTGTTCCTGGGCGACAAGTTGGGTGTGGGTGCCCAGCTGTCGACCGGTGTCGTCGTCGTGCTCGGCATCCGCATCTTCTCGAACGCCGCGGCGATCCGCCGGCACGTCTTCCGGGCGTGACGCCGATGAGCGAGCAGGAAGAGACGCCCGGCAACAGGCTGCGCAAGGAACTGCCCGAGGAACTCCCGGTGACGCCTGCCGAGGAGACCGCGGACCCGGCCGACGAGCCCGGTCTCACCGGCCGTCAGAGGCTGGTGAAGGGGCTGTGGCCGCCGCGCGTGACCCGGGCCCAACTCATCGTCGCGGTGCTGCTGTTCGGCCTCGGTTTCGGTCTCGCCGTCCAGGTGGCGTCGAACAGCGACAGCGACAGTGCGCTGCGGGGAGCGAGGCAGGAGGATCTCGTACGCATCCTCGATGAACTGGACGACCGTACCCAGCGTCTTGAAGACGAGAAGCAGGGCCTCGAGAAGCAGCGGGACGAGCTGGAGAACAGCTCCGACCAGGCGGAGGAGGCCCGCAAGCAGACGGTCGAGAAGGAGCGGCAACTCGGCATCCTCGCGGGCACGGTGGCCGCGCAGGGGCCGGGCATCGAGATGACGATCGAGGACACCAAGGGAACGGTCGAGGCGGACATGCTGCTCGACGCGATCCAGGAGCTGCGGGCGGCCGGCGCGGAGGCGATCCAGGTGAACGGCGTGCGGGTCGTGGCCGGCACCTATCTGTCGGACTCCGACAAAAGCGTGAGCGTCGACGGGAACAAGATCACCGCTCCCTTTCGTTTCAAGGTCATCGGCAATCCGCAGGACCTGGAACCGGCGCTCAACATCCCTGGAGGCGTGGTGCAGACTCTCGAGAAGGAGCAGGCCACCGTCATCGTCGAGCGGTCGGACAAGATCGTTGTGGACGCCTTGCGAGCGGCGAAGCGGCCTGACTACGCTCGGTCGTCCTCCCGGTGAACCGGGGGTGCATGCGGGGCGTCGGGCCAGGGCATGAGGTTGCGGGGGGTCGGCGCACCGATTGGGTGGTGCGTGGTGGAAACTGTCTGGTGGAAACGGACGTTGTGAGGATGTCCGGGTCGACCGGTGTGTTCAATCAGGGTTCGTCCTGCCCCACGGGCGGGTCTGTTTCGGTCAAGGGGAATCGCCCGTGAAGTTGTTTCAGAAGTTGTTCGGCAAGAGCGCGCGAGAGGGCAGCGACAACAACGCCACCGCTCGGCACCGCGCACAGCCCGACGCCGAGGGCCAGCGTCCGCTGTTCCGGGACCAGGTCGGTGGGCCGGGCGACATTTCCGGAGGTCAGGGCGCGCCTTCTGTTGACCCTGCCCAGTCCGGCGGCATAGGTTTCGGGCAGCCGTCAACCTCAAGTACGGGTGGAGGGTTTTCCCCTATGTCGGCCCAGGTGTGTACGAGGTGCGGTAACCGCAACGCGGAGAACAGCCGCTTCTGCTCCAACTGCGGAGCCCCGCTGCGGGCGGGGGTGGTGCCCGAGCGTCCTTCCGAGACGACCTCCACCATCTCCATCTCCGGCCTTGAGGCCTACGACTCCGAGGTCACCGGTCAGACGCAGATGCCGGCGCTCTCCCCGGAGGCGCAGGCCGCCGTCGACGCGCTGCCGCTGGGCTCCGCGCTCCTGGTCGTGCGCCGGGGGCCGAACTCGGGCAGCCGCTTCCTGCTGGACGGTGAGCTGACCACGGCCGGCCGCCACCCGCAGAGCGACATCTTCCTCGACGACGTCACCGTCTCGCGTCGCCACGTGGAGTTCCGCCGAGGCCAGGACGGCTCGTTCACGGTGTCCGACGTGGGCAGCCTCAACGGCACGTACGTCAACCGCGAGCGGATCGACTCGGTCGCCCTGAACAACGGCGACGAGGTGCAGATCGGCAAGTACCGGCTGGTGTTCTACGCGAGCCAGCAGGGCTACTGACCCTCCCAGGGAAGGTCCATGCTTCAAACACCGAGCGGCGGTGCCGGACACGGCGCCGCCGCCACGGACAGTGGACTGATGAGCATCGGCACGGTGCTGAACGTGCTGCGCGACGAGTTTCCCGAAGTCACCATCTCCAAGATCCGTTTCCTGGAGTCCGAGGGCCTCATCGAGCCGCAGCGGACCCCCTCCGGGTACCGCAAGTTCAGCGACCGGGACGTCGAGCGCCTCGGCCACGTCCTGAGGATGCAGCGGGACCACTATCTGCCGCTCAAGGTGATCCGGGAGCACCTGGACGCCATGGAGCGCGGCGAGGCCGTCGCGCTGCCCACAGTGGGCCGTCAGCGGGACGGAGAAACGGTCCTGGAGGTCCCCGAGGGACCCACCGCGGCCCGGATCGGCCGGGCCGAGCTGCTCGCCGCCGCCGAGATCGGTGAGGCGGAGCTCGCGGAGTGGGAGTCGTACGGACTCGTCACCCCGCTGCCGGACGGGGCGTACGACGCCGAGACGGTGACCGTGGCCGCGCTCGTCGTCGAGCTCGGGCGGTTCGGGATCGAGCCGCGGCACCTGCGCGCGATGAAGGCCGCAGCCGACCGTGAGGCGGGGCTCGTGGACCAGGTGGTGGCTCCGCTGAAGCGCCACCGCAACCCGCAGACCCGCGCGCACGCGGAAGCCCGTACGAAGGAACTGGCGGGCCTCACGGTGAAGCTGCACGCGGCGCTCGTGCAGACGGCCCTCGGTGTGCGGCTGCCCTGAGGACGGCAGGTGCAGGAACTGTCACCCGTTTCCTGCCCGACTACCCAAACGTCCCGGGCACGGCCTAGGGTTGCTGTGTGAACGAGCTCGATGTCGTAGGTGTCCGGGTCGAAATGCCCTCCAACCAACCGATCGTGCTCCTGCGTGAAGTGGGAGGCGACCGCTACCTCCCCATCTGGATCGGGCCCGGGGAGGCGACCGCGATCGCCTTCGCGCAGCAGGGCATGGCCCCCGCACGACCGCTGACCCACGACCTGTTCAAGGACGTGCTCGAGGCGGTCGGCCAGGAGCTCACCGAAGTGCGCATCACGGACCTGCGTGAGGGCGTCTTCTACGCGGAGCTGGTGTTCGCCAGCGGGGTCGAGGTGAGCGCGCGGCCGTCCGACGCCATAGCGCTGGCCCTGCGCACCGGGACGCCGATCTACGGCAGCGACGGAGTGCTCGACGACGCCGGCATCGCGATCCCGGACGAGCAGGAGGACGAAGTGGAGAAGTTCCGCGAGTTCCTCGACCAGATCTCCCCCGAGGACTTCGGCACCAGCAGTCAGTGAGGCGGGGGCGGCCGGTCCGGCGGATCAGTGGTCCGTGACGGGTCGGCCGTGTCCGGTCGCCACTGAAATGCCGGCATTTGCCACCGGCGCGTGAGAGCGTCCTGCGGCCCGCTCAGAGCGCATTCGGCTAGCCTTTCCCCGCGGACGGGTACGGGAAACCACTCCTAGGGTGATTATCACTCGGCGTGCCGAGTGTGGCGATCGTTGACGCACCCCTGGTGACTGCCTACCGTCGAGAAGGCAGGTCAAGGACGGAGGTCGGCGTGAGAAGCAGCGGCGACGGTACGGCTGGGGGTGCCCCCGGACGGAGTCTCGGGGCGAGCGGTCCGTACCCGCTTCACACCAGCGCGGCCGATCATCACGCTCCGCAGCGACCGGCGGCCGTGCCGAGCAGCGGAGGGGCGACGTCCATGGCGTCCGAGCAGATCGGCTATCGCGGCCCTACGGCGTGCGCGGCGGCCGGTATCACCTACCGGCAACTCGACTACTGGGCACGCACCGGGCTCGTGGAGCCGAGCGTGCGGCCCGCCTACGGTTCGGGCACGCAGCGGCTCTACAGCTTCCGGGACGTCGTCGTCCTGAAGATCGTCAAGCGGTTCCTCGACACCGGTGTGTCGCTGCAGAACATCCGCACCACGGTCCAGCACCTGCGCGAGCGCGGCTTCCAGGACCTGGAGCGCATGACGCTCATGAGCGACGGAGCCACGGTCTACGAGTGCACCTCGCCCGACGAGGTCCACGCGCTGCTCCAGGGCGGCCAGGGGATCTTCGGGATCGCCGTGGGTGTCGTGTGGCGGGACGTCGAGAGCGCGCTGTCGCAGCTGCACGGGGAGCGGGTCGACACCGGGGAGACGCTGGTCGGGCACAACCCCGCGGACGAGCTGGCCAGGCGCCGCAACCGGGCGGTCTGAAGCCTGCCCCGCTGCCTTCGGCGGGGCATTGTCAGTGGCGTAGGGCAGCATCGGACATGTGAGAAAAGCGCCCACGATCCTGCATCTCGACATGGATGCCTTCTACGCCTCGGCGGAGCAGGCGTCCAAGCCGAGTCTGCGCGGGAAGGCCGTCGTCGTGGGCGGGCTGGGGCCGCGGGGTGTGGTGGCCACCGCGTCCTACGAGGCCCGGGTGTTCGGGGTGCACTCGGCGATGCCCATGGCCCAGGCGAGACGGCTCGCACCGAACGCCGCGTATCTCGTGCCGCGCTTCGGGTTCTACAAGGCGATCAGCGAGCAGGTGATGGGGCTGCTGCGGGAGTTGTCGCCGCTCGTGGAGCCGCTGAGCCTGGACGAGGCGTTCGTGGACCTGGAGGCCGGGGGAGCGGCCTGGGACGAGGGGTCGGCGCGGCTGGCCGGGGCGAAGCTGCGGGCCGACATACGGGCCGTCACGGGGCTCACGGGGTCAGTGGGGCTCGCCGCCTCCAAGATGCTCGCGAAGATCGCCTCCGAGCAGGCCAAGCCGGACGGTCTGGTGGTGATCGAGCCGGGGACCGAGCGGGCGATGCTGGGGCCGATGTCGGTGCGGACCCTGCCGGGGGTGGGGCCGGCGACGGGGGACCATCTGCGGCGGGCCGGGATCCACACGGTCGACGAGATCGTGGAGGCGGGGGAGGACGAGCTGGTACGGCTCCTTGGGAAGGCGCACGGGCACGGGCTGTACGCGATGGCGCTGGCGCGGGACGAGCGGGCCGTGGTGGCGGAGCGGGAGACGAAGTCCGTGTCGGTGGAGGACACGTACGACGTGGACATCCATGACCGGGTCCGGGTGGGGCTCGAGGTGCAGCGGCTGGCGGACCGGTGTGTGCGGCGGTTGCGGGGGGCCGGGTTGTCGGGGCGGACCATTGTGTTGAAGGTGCGGCGGTACGACTTCTCGACCCTGACGCGGTCCGAGACGCTGCGGGGGCCCACGGATGATCCGGCGGTGGTGCGGGAGGCCGCTCTGCGGTTGCTGGAGGGGGTGGATTCCACCGGGGGTGTGCGGCTGCTGGGGGTGGGGGTTTCGGGGCTCGCCGACTTCACGCAGGAGGATCTGTTCGCTCAGGCCGCGGGGGAGCGGGTGGAGGTGGCCGAGGAGGACATCGGTGAGGTGGCTGTGGTGGAGACCCGGACGGCGTCCGAGCGGCGGTGGGTGGCCGGTCACGATGTGCGGCACGCCGAGTACGGGCATGGGTGGGTGCAGGGGAGTGGGCTGGGGCGGGTGACTGTGCGGTTCGAGACGCCGGATTCCCTGCCGGGGCGGGTGCGGACGTTTTCTGTCGACGATCCCGGGCTGGAGGTGGCTGAGCCGTTGCCGTTGGTGGAGGAGAGGGGGGCCCACCCGCAGCGCCCGTGACGGTTTCGTCGTCGGGTGCGGGTGGCCCTTGTGGGGGGCGAGCGCCGTCGGCGGCTGTCGGGGGTGGGGGAATCCGGGGGTGTGGCGGGGCGCTGCTGTTGGGCGTGGTCGGCTGGCGGGCGGCTGGGCCTGGTGAGGGTGCTTGCCGGGGGCTGGTCGGCCGGGGACTGGTACGGCGGCGGCTCGCGAGCTCTGGGGGCGGTGCTGCGCTCGCGTCGGACGGCGTGGGGGACCGGCAGGCGACGAGTGGCCTCGAACGGCGCGGGGGAGTGGCAGGCGAGGAGTGCCCTCGGTCGGCCACCGCGGTCAGGCGTCACCGTCCTCCGTGCGCGCCACCTTCCAGGGGCAGGCGTCAGGTCTCTGCGTCCTCCGTACCTGCCACCTTGCCGAAGGGGCGGTCCGGGAGGGGGGACGGTGGGGACAGGTGCAGGCCGTAGTGGTGGTAGAGCTGGAGTTCCTGGGCCGGGGAGAGGTGGCGGCCCACGCCGAAGTCGGGGGCGTCCTTGATCAGGGAGCGGTCGTAGGGGATCTTCAGGCTGCCCTCGACCAGTTCGCTGGGCTCCAGGGGGACGAAGGCGTCGCGGGAGAAGAGGCCGGTGCGTATGGCCGCCCACTCCGGGACCCCGGTCGCGTCGTCGAGATAGACCTCGTCGACGGTGCCGATCTTGGTGCCGTTGCGGTCGAACGCCTTGCGGCCGATCAGGTTGCGCGGATCGATGTCGGTCTGCACGGGCCCTCCACTTGGTCGCAACTCATCCGAAGCGGTCGTAAGCACTACGAAAGAGCACATTGGAGTGGGCGGCCACTCGAACGCCCGACCTGAACCTCGCTGGTAGGCTTGCAGACGGCTGTCGACCCCGTGCGGGAGAGTCCTCCAGACAACATCGGAGGCGCCGAAGGAGCAAATCCTCCCCGGAATCTCTCAGGCTCACGTACCGCACGGACGAGGTCACTCTGGAAAGCAGGGCGGGTGTCGACGGCGGCTTCCGCTCTCACCGACGGTGAAAGCCGGTGGCCCTCGGGCGACCGGTGAAGCTCTCAGGTTGAGATGACAGAGGGGGAGGCCGTCGGGGTACCCGCGCCGGGGTACCCCTCGAAGGTCGCGTCAGACCAGGAGGCCTCCGCAATGACCGCCCACCGCATTCCGCTCGCAGAGCTCGAGCAGGGAATCCCGTTCGAGCAGCGTCACATCGGTCCTGACCACGAAGCGCGGGCCAAGATGCTCGCCCAGGTCGGATACGGCTCGCTCGACGAGCTGACCGCCGCCGCGGTGCCCGACGTGATCAAGAACGCCGATGCGCTGGAACTGCCCGGTGCGCGCACCGAGGCCGAGGTGCTGGCCGAGCTGCGGTCACTGGCCGACCGGAACCAGGTCCTCGACTCCATGATCGGACTCGGGTACTACGGGACCTTCACGCCGCCCGTCATCCTGCGGAACGTGATGGAGAACCCGGCCTGGTACACCGCCTACACGCCGTACCAGCCGGAGATCTCGCAGGGGCGCCTGGAGGCGCTGCTGAACTTCCAGACCATGGTCGCCGACCTCACCGGGCTGCCGACCTCCGGCGCCTCGCTGCTCGACGAGGGAACCGCGGCCGCGGAGGCCATGGCCCTGTCCCGGCGCATGGGGAAGAACAAGAAGGGGCTCTTCCTCATCGACGCGGACGCCCTTCCGCAGACCATCGCCGTCATCGAGACCCGCGCCGAGCCGACCGGAGTCGAGGTCGTCGTCGCGGACCTGAGCCAGGGCATCCCGGCCGAGATCGCCGCGCGTGAGATCAACGGCGTGCTCCTCCAGTACCCCGGCGCCTCCGGGGCCGTACGCGACATCAAGCCGGTCATCGACCAGGCTCATGAGCTCGGCGCGCTCGTGACCGTCGCCGCCGACCTGCTCGCGCTGACGCTCCTGAAGTCGCCGGGGGAGCTCGGGGCGGACATCGCGGTCGGGACCACGCAGCGGTTCGGGGTGCCGATGGGCTTCGGCGGGCCGCACGCGGGCTACATGGCCGTGCGCGAGAAGTTCGCGCGGAGCCTGCCCGGGCGGCTGGTGGGCGTGTCCGTGGACGCCGACGGCAACAAGGCGTACCGGCTCGCTCTCCAGACGCGTGAGCAGCACATCCGGCGGGAGAAGGCGACCAGCAACATCTGCACCGCGCAGGTGCTGCTCGCGGTCATGGCCGGGATGTACGCGGTCTACCACGGGCCCGACGGGCTCAAGGCCATCGCACGGCGGACCCACCGGTACGCGAACATCCTCGCCGCCGGGCTCACCGCGGGTGGCGTGGAGGTCGTGCACGGCGCCTACTTCGACACCCTCACCGTGCGCGTGCCCGGCAAGGCGGCCGAGGTCGTCTCCGCCGCGCGGCGGAACGGGGTCAACCTGCACCTCGTCGACGCCGACCACGTGTCCCTCGCCTGTGACGAGACCACCGCGCGGGCCCAGGTGGGCGCCGTGTGGAACGCGTTCGGGGTCGAGGGCGACATCGAGGCGCTGGACGCGGCCACCGAGGAGGCGCTGCCGGACGTGCTGCTGCGCGGCGACGACGTCCTCGCCCACCCCGTCTTCCACCAGTACCGCTCCGAGACCGCGATGCTGCGCTACCTGCGCCGGCTCGCCGACCGTGACTACGCGCTCGACCGCGGCATGATCCCGCTGGGCTCCTGCACCATGAAGCTCAACGCGAC
Above is a window of Streptomyces griseorubiginosus DNA encoding:
- the gcvP gene encoding aminomethyl-transferring glycine dehydrogenase; its protein translation is MTAHRIPLAELEQGIPFEQRHIGPDHEARAKMLAQVGYGSLDELTAAAVPDVIKNADALELPGARTEAEVLAELRSLADRNQVLDSMIGLGYYGTFTPPVILRNVMENPAWYTAYTPYQPEISQGRLEALLNFQTMVADLTGLPTSGASLLDEGTAAAEAMALSRRMGKNKKGLFLIDADALPQTIAVIETRAEPTGVEVVVADLSQGIPAEIAAREINGVLLQYPGASGAVRDIKPVIDQAHELGALVTVAADLLALTLLKSPGELGADIAVGTTQRFGVPMGFGGPHAGYMAVREKFARSLPGRLVGVSVDADGNKAYRLALQTREQHIRREKATSNICTAQVLLAVMAGMYAVYHGPDGLKAIARRTHRYANILAAGLTAGGVEVVHGAYFDTLTVRVPGKAAEVVSAARRNGVNLHLVDADHVSLACDETTARAQVGAVWNAFGVEGDIEALDAATEEALPDVLLRGDDVLAHPVFHQYRSETAMLRYLRRLADRDYALDRGMIPLGSCTMKLNATTEMEPVTWPEFGQLHPFAPAEQAEGYLTLIRELEERLAEVTGYDNVSLQPNAGSQGELAGLLAVRGYHRANGDEQRTVCLIPSSAHGTNAASAVMAGMKVVVVKTAEDGEIDVEDLRAKIEQHRDELAVLMITYPSTHGVFEEHVADICAQVHEAGGQVYVDGANLNALVGLAKPGHFGGDVSHLNLHKTFCIPHGGGGPGVGPVGVRAHLAPYLPNHPMQPEAGPETGVGPISAAPWGSAGILPISWAYVRLMGGEGLKRATQVAVLSANYIAKRLEPHYPVLYTGPGGLVAHECIIDLRPLTKATGVSVDDVAKRLIDYGFHAPTMSFPVAGTLMIEPTESEDLTELDRFCEAMIAIRAEIEKVGSGEWDADDNPLRNAPHTAGALGGAWEHAYTREEAVFPGGVSVADKYWPPVRRIDQAFGDRNLVCSCPPLDAYED